A window of the Chlorocebus sabaeus isolate Y175 chromosome 8, mChlSab1.0.hap1, whole genome shotgun sequence genome harbors these coding sequences:
- the MAPK15 gene encoding mitogen-activated protein kinase 15 isoform X2 — protein sequence MCSAVDPRIVRRYLLRRQLGQGAYGIVWKAVDRRTGEVVAIKKIFDAFRDKTDAQRTFREIMLLQVSGLGPPAQSPSPGTALSRQERNPASWPPEHSPSWPSSHLQLSPQEFGDHPNIISLLDVIRAENDRDIYLVFEFMDTDLNAVIRKGGLLQDVHVRSIFYQLLQATRFLHSGHVVHRDQKPSNVLLDANCTVKLCDFGLARSLGDLPEGPEDQALTEYVATRWYRAPEVLLSSHRYTLGVDMWSLGCILGEMLRGRPLFPGTSTLHQLELILATIPPPSKEGWVAHPGDGVFEPCQTAETLWRGCAPWGWKRYPEPDTLAPDTLSHPSLPGLPGSHHLLLPQTSWLSAQAAVPLCCTAWGPAHRPRQMLDALLPPDTSPEALDLLRRLLVFTPDKRLSATQALQHPYVQRFHCPSDEWARKVHVQLRAREGVQLSAPEYRSRVYQMILECKGSNGTSREKGLKGVSPSQAHLHKPRADPQLPSGTPVQGPRPRPQSSPSHDPPEHELPRAAKNTPRQNSAPMLQPALLGSGERPPGAKEEPPLTFLLEKPGRRGAAPSLTSQAAAQVANQALIRGDWNQGGGVRVASTQQVPPRSPPEARPGRRMFSTSALQGAQGAARALLGGYSQAYGTVCHSALGHLPLQERHRV from the exons AGAACATTTCGGGAAATCATGCTCCTCCAGGTGAGTGGCCTGGGCCCTCCAGCCCAGTCCCCTTCCCCAGGTACAGCTCTCTCCAGACAAGAGAGAAACCCAGCTTCTTGGCCCCCAGAACACAGCCCCTCCTGGCCTTCCAGCCACCTCCAACTCTCTCCCCAGGAGTTTGGGGACCATCCCAATATCATCAGCCTCCTTGATGTGATCCGGGCAGAGAACGATAGGGACATTTACCTGGTGTTTGAGTTTATGG ACACTGACCTGAACGCAGTCATCCGGAAGGGCGGGCTACTGCAGGACGTCCACGTGCGCTCCATCTTCTACCAGCTTCTGCAGGCCACCCGGTTCCTCCACTCGGGGCACGTTGTGCACCGGGACCAGAAG CCGTCCAATGTGCTCCTGGATGCCAACTGCACGGtgaagctgtgtgactttggtctGGCCCGCTCCCTGGGCGACCTCCCTGAGGGGCCTGAAGACCAGGCCTTGACAGAGTACGTGGCCACACGCTGGTACCGGGCTCCAGAGGTGCTGCTGTCTTCACACCG GTACACCCTTGGGGTGGACATGTGGAGTCTGGGCTGCATCCTGGGGGAGATGCTGCGGGGGAGGCCCCTGTTTCCGGGCACGTCCACCCTCCACCAGCTGGAGCTGATCCTGGCTACCATCCCACCACCATCCAAGGAGG GCTGGGTGGCACACCCTGGCGATGGGGTGTTTGAGCCCTGCCAGACAGCAGAAACCCTGTGGAGAGGCTGTGCTCCCTGGGGCTGGAAGAGATACCCTGAGCCAGATACCCTGGCCCCAGATACCCTGAGCCACCCCAGTCTACCAGGCCTGCCTGGGTCACACCACCTTCTGCTGCCCCAGACCTCCTGGCTCTCGGCTCAGGCTGCCGTGCCTCTGTGCTGCACCGCCTGGGGTCCCG CCCACAGGCCACGACAGATGCTGGACGCCCTCCTACCGCCAGACACCTCCCCAGAGGCCTTGGACCTCCTCAGACGACTCCTGGTGTTCACCCCAGACAAGCGGTTAAGCGCCACCCAGGCACTGCAGCACCCCTACGTGCAGAG GTTCCACTGCCCCAGTGATGAGTGGGCACGAAAGGTACATGTGCAGCTCCGGGCACGCGAAGGGGTCCAGCTCTCTGCGCCTGAGTACCGCAGCCGCGTCTATCAG ATGATCCTGGAGTGCAAAGGCAGCAATGGCACCTCAAGAGAGAAGGGCCTGAAGGGTGTCTCCCCGTCCCAGGCACACCTGCACAAACCCAGAGCTGACCCGCAGCTGCCTTCTGGGACACCTGTGCAGGGTCCCAGACCCAGGCCTCAGAGTAGCCCAAGCCATGACCCCCCCGAGCACG AGCTCCCCCGTGCAGCCAAGAACACTCCCAGGCAGAACTCCGCTCCCATGCTCCAACCTGCACTCCTAGGGAGTGGGGAAAGGCCCCCTGGGGCGAAGGAAGAGCCCCCCTTGACATTCTTGCTG GAGAAGCCAGGCCGGAGGGGAGCTGCGCCTTCCCTGACCTCACAGGCTGCAGCTCAGGTGGCCAACCAGGCCCTGATCCGGGGTGACTGGAACCAGGGTGGTGGGGTGAGGGTGGCCAGCACACAACAG GTCCCTCCCCGGAGTCCTCCGGAGGCCCGGCCCGGCCGGAGGATGTTCAGCACCTCTGCCTTGCAGGGTGCCCAGGGGGCCGCCAGGGCTTTGCTTGGAGGCTACTCCCAAGCCTATGGGACTGTCTGCCACTCGGCACTGGGCCACCTGCCCCTGCAGGAGAGGCACCGTGTATGA
- the MAPK15 gene encoding mitogen-activated protein kinase 15 isoform X5 — protein sequence MCSAVDPRIVRRYLLRRQLGQGAYGIVWKAVDRRTGEVVAIKKIFDAFRDKTDAQRTFREIMLLQEFGDHPNIISLLDVIRAENDRDIYLVFEFMDTDLNAVIRKGGLLQDVHVRSIFYQLLQATRFLHSGHVVHRDQKPSNVLLDANCTVKLCDFGLARSLGDLPEGPEDQALTEYVATRWYRAPEVLLSSHRYTLGVDMWSLGCILGEMLRGRPLFPGTSTLHQLELILATIPPPSKEGWVAHPGDGVFEPCQTAETLWRGCAPWGWKRYPEPDTLAPDTLSHPSLPGLPGSHHLLLPQTSWLSAQAAVPLCCTAWGPAHRPRQMLDALLPPDTSPEALDLLRRLLVFTPDKRLSATQALQHPYVQRFHCPSDEWARKVHVQLRAREGVQLSAPEYRSRVYQMILECKGSNGTSREKGLKGVSPSQAHLHKPRADPQLPSGTPVQGPRPRPQSSPSHDPPEHELPRAAKNTPRQNSAPMLQPALLGSGERPPGAKEEPPLTFLLEKPGRRGAAPSLTSQAAAQVANQALIRGDWNQGGGVRVASTQQVPPRSPPEARPGRRMFSTSALQGAQGAARALLGGYSQAYGTVCHSALGHLPLQERHRV from the exons AGAACATTTCGGGAAATCATGCTCCTCCAG GAGTTTGGGGACCATCCCAATATCATCAGCCTCCTTGATGTGATCCGGGCAGAGAACGATAGGGACATTTACCTGGTGTTTGAGTTTATGG ACACTGACCTGAACGCAGTCATCCGGAAGGGCGGGCTACTGCAGGACGTCCACGTGCGCTCCATCTTCTACCAGCTTCTGCAGGCCACCCGGTTCCTCCACTCGGGGCACGTTGTGCACCGGGACCAGAAG CCGTCCAATGTGCTCCTGGATGCCAACTGCACGGtgaagctgtgtgactttggtctGGCCCGCTCCCTGGGCGACCTCCCTGAGGGGCCTGAAGACCAGGCCTTGACAGAGTACGTGGCCACACGCTGGTACCGGGCTCCAGAGGTGCTGCTGTCTTCACACCG GTACACCCTTGGGGTGGACATGTGGAGTCTGGGCTGCATCCTGGGGGAGATGCTGCGGGGGAGGCCCCTGTTTCCGGGCACGTCCACCCTCCACCAGCTGGAGCTGATCCTGGCTACCATCCCACCACCATCCAAGGAGG GCTGGGTGGCACACCCTGGCGATGGGGTGTTTGAGCCCTGCCAGACAGCAGAAACCCTGTGGAGAGGCTGTGCTCCCTGGGGCTGGAAGAGATACCCTGAGCCAGATACCCTGGCCCCAGATACCCTGAGCCACCCCAGTCTACCAGGCCTGCCTGGGTCACACCACCTTCTGCTGCCCCAGACCTCCTGGCTCTCGGCTCAGGCTGCCGTGCCTCTGTGCTGCACCGCCTGGGGTCCCG CCCACAGGCCACGACAGATGCTGGACGCCCTCCTACCGCCAGACACCTCCCCAGAGGCCTTGGACCTCCTCAGACGACTCCTGGTGTTCACCCCAGACAAGCGGTTAAGCGCCACCCAGGCACTGCAGCACCCCTACGTGCAGAG GTTCCACTGCCCCAGTGATGAGTGGGCACGAAAGGTACATGTGCAGCTCCGGGCACGCGAAGGGGTCCAGCTCTCTGCGCCTGAGTACCGCAGCCGCGTCTATCAG ATGATCCTGGAGTGCAAAGGCAGCAATGGCACCTCAAGAGAGAAGGGCCTGAAGGGTGTCTCCCCGTCCCAGGCACACCTGCACAAACCCAGAGCTGACCCGCAGCTGCCTTCTGGGACACCTGTGCAGGGTCCCAGACCCAGGCCTCAGAGTAGCCCAAGCCATGACCCCCCCGAGCACG AGCTCCCCCGTGCAGCCAAGAACACTCCCAGGCAGAACTCCGCTCCCATGCTCCAACCTGCACTCCTAGGGAGTGGGGAAAGGCCCCCTGGGGCGAAGGAAGAGCCCCCCTTGACATTCTTGCTG GAGAAGCCAGGCCGGAGGGGAGCTGCGCCTTCCCTGACCTCACAGGCTGCAGCTCAGGTGGCCAACCAGGCCCTGATCCGGGGTGACTGGAACCAGGGTGGTGGGGTGAGGGTGGCCAGCACACAACAG GTCCCTCCCCGGAGTCCTCCGGAGGCCCGGCCCGGCCGGAGGATGTTCAGCACCTCTGCCTTGCAGGGTGCCCAGGGGGCCGCCAGGGCTTTGCTTGGAGGCTACTCCCAAGCCTATGGGACTGTCTGCCACTCGGCACTGGGCCACCTGCCCCTGCAGGAGAGGCACCGTGTATGA
- the MAPK15 gene encoding mitogen-activated protein kinase 15 isoform X6 has translation MCSAVDPRIVRRYLLRRQLGQGAYGIVWKAVDRRTGEVVAIKKIFDAFRDKTDAQRTFREIMLLQEFGDHPNIISLLDVIRAENDRDIYLVFEFMDTDLNAVIRKGGLLQDVHVRSIFYQLLQATRFLHSGHVVHRDQKPSNVLLDANCTVKLCDFGLARSLGDLPEGPEDQALTEYVATRWYRAPEVLLSSHRYTLGVDMWSLGCILGEMLRGRPLFPGTSTLHQLELILATIPPPSKEDLLALGSGCRASVLHRLGSRPRQMLDALLPPDTSPEALDLLRRLLVFTPDKRLSATQALQHPYVQRFHCPSDEWARKVHVQLRAREGVQLSAPEYRSRVYQMILECKGSNGTSREKGLKGVSPSQAHLHKPRADPQLPSGTPVQGPRPRPQSSPSHDPPEHELPRAAKNTPRQNSAPMLQPALLGSGERPPGAKEEPPLTFLLEKPGRRGAAPSLTSQAAAQVANQALIRGDWNQGGGVRVASTQQVPPRSPPEARPGRRMFSTSALQGAQGAARALLGGYSQAYGTVCHSALGHLPLQERHRV, from the exons AGAACATTTCGGGAAATCATGCTCCTCCAG GAGTTTGGGGACCATCCCAATATCATCAGCCTCCTTGATGTGATCCGGGCAGAGAACGATAGGGACATTTACCTGGTGTTTGAGTTTATGG ACACTGACCTGAACGCAGTCATCCGGAAGGGCGGGCTACTGCAGGACGTCCACGTGCGCTCCATCTTCTACCAGCTTCTGCAGGCCACCCGGTTCCTCCACTCGGGGCACGTTGTGCACCGGGACCAGAAG CCGTCCAATGTGCTCCTGGATGCCAACTGCACGGtgaagctgtgtgactttggtctGGCCCGCTCCCTGGGCGACCTCCCTGAGGGGCCTGAAGACCAGGCCTTGACAGAGTACGTGGCCACACGCTGGTACCGGGCTCCAGAGGTGCTGCTGTCTTCACACCG GTACACCCTTGGGGTGGACATGTGGAGTCTGGGCTGCATCCTGGGGGAGATGCTGCGGGGGAGGCCCCTGTTTCCGGGCACGTCCACCCTCCACCAGCTGGAGCTGATCCTGGCTACCATCCCACCACCATCCAAGGAGG ACCTCCTGGCTCTCGGCTCAGGCTGCCGTGCCTCTGTGCTGCACCGCCTGGGGTCCCG GCCACGACAGATGCTGGACGCCCTCCTACCGCCAGACACCTCCCCAGAGGCCTTGGACCTCCTCAGACGACTCCTGGTGTTCACCCCAGACAAGCGGTTAAGCGCCACCCAGGCACTGCAGCACCCCTACGTGCAGAG GTTCCACTGCCCCAGTGATGAGTGGGCACGAAAGGTACATGTGCAGCTCCGGGCACGCGAAGGGGTCCAGCTCTCTGCGCCTGAGTACCGCAGCCGCGTCTATCAG ATGATCCTGGAGTGCAAAGGCAGCAATGGCACCTCAAGAGAGAAGGGCCTGAAGGGTGTCTCCCCGTCCCAGGCACACCTGCACAAACCCAGAGCTGACCCGCAGCTGCCTTCTGGGACACCTGTGCAGGGTCCCAGACCCAGGCCTCAGAGTAGCCCAAGCCATGACCCCCCCGAGCACG AGCTCCCCCGTGCAGCCAAGAACACTCCCAGGCAGAACTCCGCTCCCATGCTCCAACCTGCACTCCTAGGGAGTGGGGAAAGGCCCCCTGGGGCGAAGGAAGAGCCCCCCTTGACATTCTTGCTG GAGAAGCCAGGCCGGAGGGGAGCTGCGCCTTCCCTGACCTCACAGGCTGCAGCTCAGGTGGCCAACCAGGCCCTGATCCGGGGTGACTGGAACCAGGGTGGTGGGGTGAGGGTGGCCAGCACACAACAG GTCCCTCCCCGGAGTCCTCCGGAGGCCCGGCCCGGCCGGAGGATGTTCAGCACCTCTGCCTTGCAGGGTGCCCAGGGGGCCGCCAGGGCTTTGCTTGGAGGCTACTCCCAAGCCTATGGGACTGTCTGCCACTCGGCACTGGGCCACCTGCCCCTGCAGGAGAGGCACCGTGTATGA
- the MAPK15 gene encoding mitogen-activated protein kinase 15 isoform X1, which produces MGRRSLMSVGTIWVGRGWQGKGLALYDGTPSQAYGIVWKAVDRRTGEVVAIKKIFDAFRDKTDAQRTFREIMLLQVSGLGPPAQSPSPGTALSRQERNPASWPPEHSPSWPSSHLQLSPQEFGDHPNIISLLDVIRAENDRDIYLVFEFMDTDLNAVIRKGGLLQDVHVRSIFYQLLQATRFLHSGHVVHRDQKPSNVLLDANCTVKLCDFGLARSLGDLPEGPEDQALTEYVATRWYRAPEVLLSSHRYTLGVDMWSLGCILGEMLRGRPLFPGTSTLHQLELILATIPPPSKEGWVAHPGDGVFEPCQTAETLWRGCAPWGWKRYPEPDTLAPDTLSHPSLPGLPGSHHLLLPQTSWLSAQAAVPLCCTAWGPAHRPRQMLDALLPPDTSPEALDLLRRLLVFTPDKRLSATQALQHPYVQRFHCPSDEWARKVHVQLRAREGVQLSAPEYRSRVYQMILECKGSNGTSREKGLKGVSPSQAHLHKPRADPQLPSGTPVQGPRPRPQSSPSHDPPEHELPRAAKNTPRQNSAPMLQPALLGSGERPPGAKEEPPLTFLLEKPGRRGAAPSLTSQAAAQVANQALIRGDWNQGGGVRVASTQQVPPRSPPEARPGRRMFSTSALQGAQGAARALLGGYSQAYGTVCHSALGHLPLQERHRV; this is translated from the exons AGAACATTTCGGGAAATCATGCTCCTCCAGGTGAGTGGCCTGGGCCCTCCAGCCCAGTCCCCTTCCCCAGGTACAGCTCTCTCCAGACAAGAGAGAAACCCAGCTTCTTGGCCCCCAGAACACAGCCCCTCCTGGCCTTCCAGCCACCTCCAACTCTCTCCCCAGGAGTTTGGGGACCATCCCAATATCATCAGCCTCCTTGATGTGATCCGGGCAGAGAACGATAGGGACATTTACCTGGTGTTTGAGTTTATGG ACACTGACCTGAACGCAGTCATCCGGAAGGGCGGGCTACTGCAGGACGTCCACGTGCGCTCCATCTTCTACCAGCTTCTGCAGGCCACCCGGTTCCTCCACTCGGGGCACGTTGTGCACCGGGACCAGAAG CCGTCCAATGTGCTCCTGGATGCCAACTGCACGGtgaagctgtgtgactttggtctGGCCCGCTCCCTGGGCGACCTCCCTGAGGGGCCTGAAGACCAGGCCTTGACAGAGTACGTGGCCACACGCTGGTACCGGGCTCCAGAGGTGCTGCTGTCTTCACACCG GTACACCCTTGGGGTGGACATGTGGAGTCTGGGCTGCATCCTGGGGGAGATGCTGCGGGGGAGGCCCCTGTTTCCGGGCACGTCCACCCTCCACCAGCTGGAGCTGATCCTGGCTACCATCCCACCACCATCCAAGGAGG GCTGGGTGGCACACCCTGGCGATGGGGTGTTTGAGCCCTGCCAGACAGCAGAAACCCTGTGGAGAGGCTGTGCTCCCTGGGGCTGGAAGAGATACCCTGAGCCAGATACCCTGGCCCCAGATACCCTGAGCCACCCCAGTCTACCAGGCCTGCCTGGGTCACACCACCTTCTGCTGCCCCAGACCTCCTGGCTCTCGGCTCAGGCTGCCGTGCCTCTGTGCTGCACCGCCTGGGGTCCCG CCCACAGGCCACGACAGATGCTGGACGCCCTCCTACCGCCAGACACCTCCCCAGAGGCCTTGGACCTCCTCAGACGACTCCTGGTGTTCACCCCAGACAAGCGGTTAAGCGCCACCCAGGCACTGCAGCACCCCTACGTGCAGAG GTTCCACTGCCCCAGTGATGAGTGGGCACGAAAGGTACATGTGCAGCTCCGGGCACGCGAAGGGGTCCAGCTCTCTGCGCCTGAGTACCGCAGCCGCGTCTATCAG ATGATCCTGGAGTGCAAAGGCAGCAATGGCACCTCAAGAGAGAAGGGCCTGAAGGGTGTCTCCCCGTCCCAGGCACACCTGCACAAACCCAGAGCTGACCCGCAGCTGCCTTCTGGGACACCTGTGCAGGGTCCCAGACCCAGGCCTCAGAGTAGCCCAAGCCATGACCCCCCCGAGCACG AGCTCCCCCGTGCAGCCAAGAACACTCCCAGGCAGAACTCCGCTCCCATGCTCCAACCTGCACTCCTAGGGAGTGGGGAAAGGCCCCCTGGGGCGAAGGAAGAGCCCCCCTTGACATTCTTGCTG GAGAAGCCAGGCCGGAGGGGAGCTGCGCCTTCCCTGACCTCACAGGCTGCAGCTCAGGTGGCCAACCAGGCCCTGATCCGGGGTGACTGGAACCAGGGTGGTGGGGTGAGGGTGGCCAGCACACAACAG GTCCCTCCCCGGAGTCCTCCGGAGGCCCGGCCCGGCCGGAGGATGTTCAGCACCTCTGCCTTGCAGGGTGCCCAGGGGGCCGCCAGGGCTTTGCTTGGAGGCTACTCCCAAGCCTATGGGACTGTCTGCCACTCGGCACTGGGCCACCTGCCCCTGCAGGAGAGGCACCGTGTATGA
- the MAPK15 gene encoding mitogen-activated protein kinase 15 isoform X3, with translation MGRRSLMSVGTIWVGRGWQGKGLALYDGTPSQAYGIVWKAVDRRTGEVVAIKKIFDAFRDKTDAQRTFREIMLLQVSGLGPPAQSPSPGTALSRQERNPASWPPEHSPSWPSSHLQLSPQEFGDHPNIISLLDVIRAENDRDIYLVFEFMDTDLNAVIRKGGLLQDVHVRSIFYQLLQATRFLHSGHVVHRDQKPSNVLLDANCTVKLCDFGLARSLGDLPEGPEDQALTEYVATRWYRAPEVLLSSHRYTLGVDMWSLGCILGEMLRGRPLFPGTSTLHQLELILATIPPPSKEGWVAHPGDGVFEPCQTAETLWRGCAPWGWKRYPEPDTLAPDTLSHPSLPGLPGSHHLLLPQTSWLSAQAAVPLCCTAWGPDTSPEALDLLRRLLVFTPDKRLSATQALQHPYVQRFHCPSDEWARKVHVQLRAREGVQLSAPEYRSRVYQMILECKGSNGTSREKGLKGVSPSQAHLHKPRADPQLPSGTPVQGPRPRPQSSPSHDPPEHELPRAAKNTPRQNSAPMLQPALLGSGERPPGAKEEPPLTFLLEKPGRRGAAPSLTSQAAAQVANQALIRGDWNQGGGVRVASTQQVPPRSPPEARPGRRMFSTSALQGAQGAARALLGGYSQAYGTVCHSALGHLPLQERHRV, from the exons AGAACATTTCGGGAAATCATGCTCCTCCAGGTGAGTGGCCTGGGCCCTCCAGCCCAGTCCCCTTCCCCAGGTACAGCTCTCTCCAGACAAGAGAGAAACCCAGCTTCTTGGCCCCCAGAACACAGCCCCTCCTGGCCTTCCAGCCACCTCCAACTCTCTCCCCAGGAGTTTGGGGACCATCCCAATATCATCAGCCTCCTTGATGTGATCCGGGCAGAGAACGATAGGGACATTTACCTGGTGTTTGAGTTTATGG ACACTGACCTGAACGCAGTCATCCGGAAGGGCGGGCTACTGCAGGACGTCCACGTGCGCTCCATCTTCTACCAGCTTCTGCAGGCCACCCGGTTCCTCCACTCGGGGCACGTTGTGCACCGGGACCAGAAG CCGTCCAATGTGCTCCTGGATGCCAACTGCACGGtgaagctgtgtgactttggtctGGCCCGCTCCCTGGGCGACCTCCCTGAGGGGCCTGAAGACCAGGCCTTGACAGAGTACGTGGCCACACGCTGGTACCGGGCTCCAGAGGTGCTGCTGTCTTCACACCG GTACACCCTTGGGGTGGACATGTGGAGTCTGGGCTGCATCCTGGGGGAGATGCTGCGGGGGAGGCCCCTGTTTCCGGGCACGTCCACCCTCCACCAGCTGGAGCTGATCCTGGCTACCATCCCACCACCATCCAAGGAGG GCTGGGTGGCACACCCTGGCGATGGGGTGTTTGAGCCCTGCCAGACAGCAGAAACCCTGTGGAGAGGCTGTGCTCCCTGGGGCTGGAAGAGATACCCTGAGCCAGATACCCTGGCCCCAGATACCCTGAGCCACCCCAGTCTACCAGGCCTGCCTGGGTCACACCACCTTCTGCTGCCCCAGACCTCCTGGCTCTCGGCTCAGGCTGCCGTGCCTCTGTGCTGCACCGCCTGGGGTCCCG ACACCTCCCCAGAGGCCTTGGACCTCCTCAGACGACTCCTGGTGTTCACCCCAGACAAGCGGTTAAGCGCCACCCAGGCACTGCAGCACCCCTACGTGCAGAG GTTCCACTGCCCCAGTGATGAGTGGGCACGAAAGGTACATGTGCAGCTCCGGGCACGCGAAGGGGTCCAGCTCTCTGCGCCTGAGTACCGCAGCCGCGTCTATCAG ATGATCCTGGAGTGCAAAGGCAGCAATGGCACCTCAAGAGAGAAGGGCCTGAAGGGTGTCTCCCCGTCCCAGGCACACCTGCACAAACCCAGAGCTGACCCGCAGCTGCCTTCTGGGACACCTGTGCAGGGTCCCAGACCCAGGCCTCAGAGTAGCCCAAGCCATGACCCCCCCGAGCACG AGCTCCCCCGTGCAGCCAAGAACACTCCCAGGCAGAACTCCGCTCCCATGCTCCAACCTGCACTCCTAGGGAGTGGGGAAAGGCCCCCTGGGGCGAAGGAAGAGCCCCCCTTGACATTCTTGCTG GAGAAGCCAGGCCGGAGGGGAGCTGCGCCTTCCCTGACCTCACAGGCTGCAGCTCAGGTGGCCAACCAGGCCCTGATCCGGGGTGACTGGAACCAGGGTGGTGGGGTGAGGGTGGCCAGCACACAACAG GTCCCTCCCCGGAGTCCTCCGGAGGCCCGGCCCGGCCGGAGGATGTTCAGCACCTCTGCCTTGCAGGGTGCCCAGGGGGCCGCCAGGGCTTTGCTTGGAGGCTACTCCCAAGCCTATGGGACTGTCTGCCACTCGGCACTGGGCCACCTGCCCCTGCAGGAGAGGCACCGTGTATGA